In a single window of the Acetivibrio clariflavus DSM 19732 genome:
- a CDS encoding S-layer homology domain-containing protein, which translates to MSKMLKFMSMVVIIVLGVFNIEAYARYGDNGFEGGISSGEVEGKTTYDYKEVVFLTGEPIVFSGTLTVKKTAKKDSTTGKQIITSTYTYKLSNDEFSGTLTKSVSYNTVITEKDNGQKIEETKLNGKYSEVININGTTFNLRNYDFTKTNITDSKPAVDYMAGNLWGRKTYSIGADDGTVTVDIIGNLYGYNQYWGSTETQILEYMIQSETAKGDLVDKWGGTATVRLSSSVTKQLKYIENEPATISFEGGFVQTQYNNSILQYSSSLPEFDSEGVSTDKLVEKSGSLKIESFPVQTRLLVPSVNHLRGHWAENDIKALYSLEVFKEDSQKFNPQDVMTRAEFADAIVLALKEVPQDTALSGTKTTRTTKSKKEELLSPFVDVAVDSKYFENINNAYKRGMISGRGNGRFAPDDYLTMADAITIIIRALGLEALAPSGGVTTTFVDDADIPSYARNYVYVAQRIGLVQGDERGYLKPCEYLTKARAAVIINKVINYMRDDLKKDYRERIVNY; encoded by the coding sequence ATGTCGAAGATGTTGAAATTTATGTCAATGGTGGTTATTATAGTATTAGGTGTTTTTAATATTGAAGCTTATGCAAGGTATGGCGACAATGGCTTTGAAGGAGGAATTTCATCCGGAGAAGTGGAAGGGAAGACAACCTATGATTATAAGGAAGTGGTATTTTTAACAGGAGAACCCATTGTATTCAGCGGTACATTGACGGTAAAGAAAACAGCCAAAAAGGACAGTACAACGGGAAAGCAGATTATAACATCAACTTATACATATAAACTATCAAATGACGAATTTTCAGGAACCCTTACCAAATCTGTTTCCTATAACACTGTAATTACTGAAAAGGACAATGGACAAAAAATAGAAGAGACAAAATTGAACGGTAAATATTCAGAAGTTATTAATATTAACGGTACTACGTTCAATTTGAGAAACTATGATTTTACCAAGACAAATATAACCGATTCGAAGCCTGCAGTTGACTATATGGCCGGAAATTTGTGGGGAAGAAAAACTTACAGTATTGGAGCGGATGATGGAACCGTTACTGTTGATATTATCGGTAATTTATACGGGTACAACCAATATTGGGGTTCTACTGAGACGCAAATACTGGAGTATATGATACAAAGCGAAACTGCTAAAGGCGACCTTGTTGACAAATGGGGCGGAACAGCAACAGTAAGGCTTTCAAGCAGTGTTACAAAGCAGTTAAAATATATTGAAAATGAACCTGCGACTATAAGTTTTGAGGGCGGATTTGTACAGACACAGTACAATAATAGTATTCTTCAGTATTCTTCAAGCCTTCCTGAATTTGATTCTGAAGGAGTATCAACCGATAAACTGGTGGAGAAATCCGGCAGTTTAAAAATTGAAAGCTTTCCTGTGCAAACCAGGCTACTGGTTCCGAGTGTTAATCACCTTAGAGGACATTGGGCTGAAAATGATATAAAAGCTCTTTACAGCTTGGAAGTATTTAAAGAGGATTCTCAAAAGTTTAATCCTCAGGATGTAATGACCCGGGCAGAATTTGCCGATGCTATTGTGCTTGCATTAAAAGAGGTTCCTCAAGATACTGCATTGAGCGGAACAAAGACAACCAGAACCACCAAAAGCAAAAAAGAGGAACTTTTATCTCCGTTTGTGGATGTGGCTGTGGACAGTAAATACTTTGAAAATATTAATAATGCGTACAAAAGAGGTATGATAAGCGGCCGGGGAAATGGCAGGTTTGCACCGGATGATTATTTAACTATGGCTGATGCAATAACAATAATTATAAGAGCTCTCGGGCTGGAAGCCTTAGCTCCTTCAGGCGGCGTAACAACCACATTTGTGGATGACGCTGATATCCCGTCCTATGCCAGAAATTATGTTTATGTGGCGCAAAGGATAGGCCTTGTCCAGGGGGATGAGAGGGGATATCTTAAGCCTTGTGAATATCTTACTAAGGCAAGAGCTGCAGTTATTATAAATAAAGTTATAAATTATATGAGGGACGATCTTAAAAAAGATTATAGAGAAAGAATTGTTAACTATTAA
- a CDS encoding S41 family peptidase — translation MRIRFVKTICIIFILCLLTSNISFAAESQTENENYSDIDYLKSVMDMIRDRYKGNVTEEQLIESAINGMFSAMDQYTEFFDKKEADSFFSDIEGSYVGIGVRISSQTNDICVVEVFESSSAAKAGIIKGDIIVKINDVNVEGKTSEEVANLIRGKAGTKVNLGIMRPGQKQLLNIEVERSEVKINPVTYRIIDDIGYIKLDIFNSNSSINIIKALKEMDNNNISKLILDLRDNPGGELSQVIKIAEKFVPEGLITKLDFQSEKMEDELYYSKNKELKYKLVVLVNGLSASASEILAGAIQDTGAGVLVGTKTYGKGKVQNIYPVLSPEAYKRYSKELGATILDAYDLINNYDIIPSEDEIIGWAKITTGEYYTPKGRMIDGIGLDPDYYVENTYIVNGVDIRTIDTLSKQVRINVNDKSIDVLNAEKILKLLGYNIAKPDMIFDKESAAAVYEFQKDNGFYPYGVLDFATQQALNDKLENLILECDKQMAKALELLKK, via the coding sequence ATGAGAATAAGATTTGTAAAAACTATTTGTATAATTTTTATATTGTGTTTATTGACTTCAAACATATCTTTTGCAGCGGAAAGCCAAACTGAAAATGAAAATTATTCAGATATAGATTACCTGAAAAGTGTAATGGATATGATAAGAGACCGGTATAAGGGAAATGTGACGGAAGAACAGTTAATTGAGAGTGCAATAAATGGCATGTTTAGTGCCATGGATCAATATACCGAGTTTTTTGACAAAAAAGAGGCAGACAGCTTTTTTAGCGATATAGAAGGTTCTTATGTTGGAATAGGAGTAAGGATATCATCCCAGACCAATGATATATGTGTTGTAGAAGTGTTCGAGTCTTCTTCAGCTGCTAAAGCAGGAATTATAAAAGGAGATATAATAGTAAAAATAAATGATGTAAATGTTGAAGGAAAAACCAGTGAAGAGGTTGCAAATCTTATTAGAGGAAAAGCCGGTACTAAAGTTAATCTTGGTATAATGAGGCCGGGACAAAAGCAATTGCTTAACATAGAAGTAGAGAGGTCGGAAGTAAAGATTAATCCTGTGACTTACCGTATTATCGATGATATTGGCTATATAAAACTTGATATTTTTAATTCCAATTCCAGCATTAACATTATAAAAGCACTTAAAGAAATGGATAACAACAATATAAGTAAGCTGATATTGGATTTAAGGGATAATCCGGGAGGAGAGCTGAGCCAGGTAATCAAAATAGCTGAAAAATTTGTTCCGGAAGGATTGATAACAAAATTGGATTTCCAGTCTGAAAAAATGGAAGATGAATTATATTATTCCAAAAACAAAGAATTAAAGTACAAATTAGTTGTGCTGGTGAATGGATTAAGTGCCAGCGCTTCGGAAATCTTAGCCGGTGCGATACAGGATACCGGAGCAGGGGTTTTGGTAGGTACCAAAACCTATGGGAAGGGAAAGGTACAAAATATTTATCCCGTGTTATCGCCGGAGGCATATAAGAGATATTCGAAAGAGTTGGGAGCCACTATATTGGATGCATATGATCTGATAAATAATTACGATATCATTCCTTCGGAAGATGAAATAATTGGATGGGCGAAAATTACCACAGGTGAGTATTATACACCCAAAGGAAGAATGATAGACGGTATTGGCTTAGATCCCGATTATTATGTTGAAAATACATATATTGTAAATGGAGTGGATATAAGAACTATAGATACTCTTTCAAAGCAAGTAAGAATAAATGTAAATGATAAAAGTATTGATGTTCTTAATGCAGAGAAAATATTAAAACTTTTAGGATACAATATTGCAAAGCCTGATATGATCTTTGACAAAGAATCAGCTGCGGCTGTTTACGAGTTTCAGAAGGATAACGGTTTTTATCCTTACGGTGTTTTGGATTTTGCTACTCAGCAGGCACTAAACGATAAATTGGAGAATCTTATTTTGGAATGTGACAAACAAATGGCCAAAGCTTTGGAACTGCTTAAAAAATAG